Proteins encoded in a region of the Novibacillus thermophilus genome:
- the mraY gene encoding phospho-N-acetylmuramoyl-pentapeptide-transferase, which produces MDVREILIPIVVSFLITVLVSPLFIPVLRRLKFGQSIREEGPRAHYKKAGTPTMGGIIILLSLTLTSLAFVQRNTEWWILLFATLGYGAIGFLDDFIKIALKRSLGLTAKQKLAAQLIVAGGLYWILIRNGFSTDLSVPGTDWSIDLGWLYFPFLALIMLATSNAVNLTDGLDGLLAGTAAIAFGAFAVIGLMFSQYTVALFSVAVVGALLGFLVFNAHPARVFMGDTGSLALGGGLAATAVLTKSELLLIVIGGVFVIETLSVMLQVMSFKLRGKRIFRMSPIHHHFELAGWSEWRVVATFWAVGFLFAAVGLLLGVKG; this is translated from the coding sequence ATGGACGTGCGCGAAATTTTGATACCGATTGTCGTCTCATTCCTCATAACAGTACTGGTCTCTCCCCTGTTTATTCCAGTTCTGCGGCGGCTGAAGTTTGGGCAGAGCATACGGGAAGAAGGGCCGAGAGCTCATTACAAAAAAGCGGGAACGCCGACAATGGGCGGAATTATTATTTTACTTTCCTTGACGTTGACATCTCTCGCATTTGTACAGCGCAACACCGAATGGTGGATCCTGCTGTTTGCTACGTTAGGTTACGGAGCGATCGGTTTTTTGGATGACTTTATCAAAATAGCGTTAAAACGTTCCCTCGGGTTGACGGCTAAACAAAAATTGGCCGCACAACTCATCGTCGCCGGCGGCTTGTACTGGATTCTCATCCGAAATGGGTTTTCGACTGATCTTTCGGTGCCGGGGACGGATTGGTCCATTGATTTAGGATGGCTGTATTTTCCCTTTCTTGCCCTCATCATGTTGGCGACGAGCAATGCCGTCAACTTGACGGACGGGTTAGACGGCCTGTTGGCCGGTACGGCTGCCATCGCCTTCGGGGCGTTTGCGGTCATTGGCCTGATGTTCAGTCAGTACACGGTGGCGCTGTTTTCTGTTGCCGTCGTCGGCGCATTGCTCGGTTTTCTCGTTTTCAACGCCCACCCGGCCCGTGTGTTTATGGGGGATACCGGCTCTCTCGCCCTGGGAGGAGGGCTTGCCGCGACGGCAGTGCTGACCAAATCTGAACTGTTGTTAATCGTGATCGGCGGTGTGTTCGTCATTGAAACGCTGTCGGTCATGTTGCAGGTGATGTCGTTTAAACTGCGGGGTAAACGCATTTTTCGCATGAGTCCCATTCACCATCATTTCGAGTTGGCCGGCTGGTCGGAGTGGCGCGTAGTGGCGACGTTCTGGGCGGTAGGGTTTCTGTTCGCCGCCGTCGGGTTGTTACTGGGGGTGAAGGGATGA
- the ftsZ gene encoding cell division protein FtsZ, translated as MLEFEMDVEQVAQIKVIGVGGGGSNAVNRMIDSDVKGVEFIAVNTDAQALNRSLAETKLQIGDKLTRGLGAGANPEIGKKAAEESRESIENALKGADMVFVTAGMGGGTGTGAAPVIAEVAREVGALTVGVVTRPFTFEGRRRSQQAENGIVALKDKVDTLIVIPNDRLLEIVDKNTPMLEAFREADNVLRQGVQGISDLIAVPGLINLDFADVKTIMTERGSALMGIGMATGENRAAEAAKKAICSPLLETSIDGARGVLMNITGGTNLSLYEVNEAADIVSSASDPEVNMIFGAVINEDLKDEILVTVIATGFEHQEQGQAKPSKPQFQRTRSVNDNHELNIRPFNKPDDNLDIPTFLRNRRNK; from the coding sequence ATGTTAGAGTTCGAAATGGATGTTGAACAAGTCGCGCAAATAAAAGTCATCGGTGTCGGTGGCGGGGGCAGCAACGCCGTGAACCGAATGATTGACAGCGACGTGAAAGGTGTCGAGTTCATCGCCGTCAATACGGATGCTCAGGCGCTGAACCGTTCACTGGCTGAAACGAAACTGCAAATTGGAGACAAGTTGACCCGGGGACTGGGGGCTGGTGCCAATCCGGAAATCGGGAAGAAAGCGGCAGAAGAATCACGGGAGAGTATCGAGAACGCGTTAAAGGGTGCGGACATGGTATTCGTGACGGCCGGAATGGGCGGTGGAACGGGTACAGGAGCGGCACCGGTCATTGCAGAAGTCGCCCGGGAGGTGGGAGCGTTGACGGTGGGCGTCGTCACTCGACCGTTTACGTTTGAGGGACGTCGCCGTTCACAGCAAGCGGAAAACGGGATTGTGGCGTTGAAAGACAAAGTCGATACGCTCATCGTCATTCCGAACGACCGTCTTTTGGAAATTGTGGACAAAAATACGCCGATGTTGGAGGCTTTCCGTGAAGCTGACAATGTTCTCAGGCAAGGTGTACAAGGCATTTCTGACTTGATTGCCGTTCCTGGACTCATCAATCTCGACTTCGCCGACGTGAAGACGATCATGACCGAGCGCGGCTCGGCACTGATGGGAATCGGCATGGCCACGGGAGAGAACCGGGCGGCTGAAGCGGCCAAAAAAGCGATCTGCAGTCCCCTGTTGGAGACATCCATCGACGGGGCGCGCGGCGTGTTGATGAACATCACCGGGGGCACCAATCTCAGTTTGTACGAAGTCAACGAAGCGGCAGACATCGTCTCCTCGGCTTCGGACCCGGAGGTCAACATGATATTCGGTGCCGTCATTAACGAAGATTTAAAAGACGAAATACTCGTGACGGTCATCGCGACTGGTTTTGAACATCAAGAACAGGGGCAGGCAAAGCCGAGCAAGCCCCAGTTCCAACGCACCCGAAGTGTCAACGACAACCACGAACTGAATATCAGGCCGTTCAACAAGCCGGATGACAATCTGGACATTCCGACGTTTTTACGGAATCGGCGTAACAAATAA
- the murG gene encoding undecaprenyldiphospho-muramoylpentapeptide beta-N-acetylglucosaminyltransferase, with the protein MRVLLTGGGTGGHIYPALAMARELERRSRDHEMCYIGTEEGLEADIVPKAGIPFECVNVQGFRRQLSWDNVRTVKKFVQATRRSKRLIQSFAPDVVIGTGGYVCGPVVYAAHKLGIPTLIHEQNVIPGLTNKFLARYADVVAVSFEGSEQYFKRAACLVHTGNPRASEVAAASKVNGRTSLGIAKDDTKPIVLVVGGSRGARPINEAVVHMAPRILEQDAFYVVYVTGNVHYEDVSRQLGDVSSRQLIVKPYIYNMPEVLAASSLVVNRAGASTLAEITALGLPSILIPSPYVTNNHQEANARWLEKQGAARVILERELSADTLWREIREVMEHQSRREAMRQAAAKLGQPQAAGRIVEELDKLVNKRGVH; encoded by the coding sequence TTGCGCGTACTGTTAACCGGCGGCGGAACCGGCGGACACATATACCCCGCCCTTGCCATGGCCCGTGAACTGGAAAGGCGCTCACGGGATCATGAGATGTGTTACATAGGGACGGAGGAGGGGCTGGAAGCCGACATTGTGCCGAAAGCGGGAATTCCGTTTGAATGCGTGAATGTACAAGGGTTTCGGCGTCAACTGTCATGGGACAACGTGCGGACAGTGAAAAAGTTTGTGCAGGCGACACGTCGGTCTAAGCGATTGATCCAGTCCTTTGCGCCAGATGTGGTGATCGGGACAGGCGGATACGTGTGCGGGCCTGTCGTCTACGCGGCACACAAGTTGGGAATTCCCACTTTAATCCACGAACAAAATGTCATTCCCGGGTTGACGAACAAGTTTTTAGCTCGTTACGCCGATGTCGTCGCCGTCAGTTTTGAAGGTTCGGAACAATATTTTAAAAGGGCAGCCTGTCTCGTTCACACTGGCAATCCGCGGGCGTCGGAAGTGGCTGCCGCCAGTAAGGTGAACGGGCGTACGTCGCTCGGGATCGCGAAGGATGACACGAAACCGATCGTCCTTGTCGTCGGGGGAAGCAGAGGGGCTCGCCCCATCAATGAAGCGGTCGTTCACATGGCGCCGCGCATCCTGGAACAAGATGCGTTTTACGTCGTGTACGTCACGGGAAACGTTCACTATGAGGACGTATCCCGTCAATTGGGCGACGTGTCAAGCCGTCAGCTGATCGTCAAGCCGTACATTTACAACATGCCGGAAGTGTTGGCAGCCTCCAGTCTTGTCGTGAACCGGGCGGGGGCGTCGACGTTGGCCGAAATAACGGCACTCGGATTGCCTTCGATTTTGATCCCGTCACCCTATGTCACTAACAATCACCAGGAGGCCAACGCCCGCTGGCTGGAAAAACAAGGGGCCGCCAGAGTGATACTGGAGCGGGAACTTTCCGCAGACACGCTGTGGCGAGAGATTCGCGAGGTGATGGAGCACCAAAGCCGACGGGAGGCGATGCGCCAAGCGGCCGCTAAACTGGGGCAGCCGCAAGCTGCCGGCCGGATCGTAGAAGAGTTGGACAAGTTAGTGAACAAGCGAGGCGTTCACTAA
- a CDS encoding UDP-N-acetylmuramoyl-tripeptide--D-alanyl-D-alanine ligase, producing MQTTLQQLTDWLGLDSAAVRQTEKGETTLTGVSTDTRTLAAGNLYIPLIGERFDGHDFIREAVEAGAGAVMCQQDREVPAVDCPVIVVRDTLEALQCLARAYRRHLGIPVIAVTGSNGKTTTKDLTAALLSVKWKVHKTKGNLNNHIGLPLSLLSMEEDTDMAVVEMGMNHAGEIELLSRIATPDIAVITNVGDAHMEFFSDRRGIARAKLEIVAGLKRDGVLFLNGDDPLLGEEGAHFKGDVRKVGFSPGCEEGATDIRMKATGTQFTATRDGLHYHIPALGKHNVLNALFAIAVGRHMGLTGHEMADGLKRALLSGRRLELRETPAGMWIVDDSYNANPIAVKAGIEALVELEGKPRKWVLLGDILELGEREESMHRDVGAFVGDKPVEYIFTVGRRARWIHEAALDVRRDEGHVIHFETVEEAIRELKRVEDPNAALLVKASRGKALDRVVEALCTSRSEL from the coding sequence GTGCAGACGACGCTTCAGCAATTGACCGATTGGCTTGGACTGGACAGTGCCGCAGTACGTCAAACAGAAAAAGGTGAGACCACATTGACCGGTGTTTCCACGGACACGCGTACGCTCGCAGCGGGGAATTTGTACATACCGCTGATCGGCGAACGATTTGACGGCCACGACTTTATCAGAGAGGCAGTGGAGGCCGGGGCAGGGGCCGTCATGTGTCAACAAGACAGGGAGGTGCCGGCAGTCGACTGTCCTGTCATCGTCGTGCGGGATACGCTCGAGGCGTTGCAATGTTTGGCGCGGGCTTACCGCCGTCATTTAGGTATACCGGTCATCGCTGTCACCGGGAGCAACGGTAAGACGACGACGAAAGATTTGACTGCCGCTCTACTGTCCGTCAAGTGGAAGGTGCACAAAACGAAAGGAAACTTAAACAACCACATCGGGTTACCGCTCTCCCTTTTGTCGATGGAAGAAGACACCGATATGGCCGTCGTCGAGATGGGGATGAACCATGCAGGGGAGATCGAACTTCTTTCCCGCATTGCAACTCCGGATATTGCCGTCATTACGAATGTAGGCGATGCGCACATGGAGTTCTTCTCCGACAGACGGGGGATCGCCCGGGCGAAACTGGAAATTGTCGCAGGGTTGAAACGTGACGGCGTACTGTTTTTGAACGGTGACGATCCCCTCTTGGGCGAAGAAGGGGCGCATTTCAAAGGGGACGTGAGAAAGGTCGGTTTTTCTCCCGGATGTGAAGAAGGAGCGACTGACATTCGCATGAAGGCGACAGGGACACAGTTTACGGCAACGCGGGACGGCTTACATTATCACATTCCGGCCCTCGGCAAGCACAATGTGTTGAACGCTTTGTTCGCCATTGCCGTCGGGCGGCATATGGGCTTAACAGGCCACGAGATGGCGGACGGCTTGAAGAGGGCGCTGTTAAGTGGACGTCGCTTGGAATTGAGAGAGACACCGGCCGGCATGTGGATCGTCGACGATTCGTACAACGCCAACCCCATTGCGGTCAAGGCCGGCATCGAGGCGTTGGTAGAACTGGAAGGCAAACCGCGAAAGTGGGTGTTGTTAGGCGATATTTTAGAGCTCGGAGAGCGCGAAGAATCGATGCACCGCGACGTTGGAGCGTTCGTGGGCGATAAGCCGGTTGAATACATTTTTACGGTCGGCCGTCGCGCCCGCTGGATTCACGAAGCGGCACTGGACGTGCGGCGAGACGAGGGGCATGTCATTCATTTTGAAACTGTAGAAGAGGCCATTCGGGAGTTGAAGCGCGTGGAAGATCCGAACGCCGCCTTGCTTGTTAAAGCGTCTCGCGGCAAGGCCCTTGATCGAGTGGTGGAAGCCCTGTGCACTTCCCGTTCTGAACTGTAG
- the ftsA gene encoding cell division protein FtsA gives MQRRCHRLSSEFIVSLDMGSSKVRAIIGEINDGTIQIVGVGTAESRGIKKGAIVDIDQTVHSIREAVNQAEQMVGIDIDEVYVGISGNDIELHASHGVVAVSSDDREIRQKDIERVLQASRVIAIPPEREIIDVVPKQFLVDGLGDIQDPRGMIGVRLEVEATVITGSKTILHNVIRCIEKAELGVAGIYLLPLASSEVALSKDEKQLGVVLADIGAGTTTIAVFEQGNLVASRVIPIGGEYITNDVSIGFHTQFDIAERIKVKYGCALIEDASRDIQFKVSRIGSNEEQEYNQVDLAEIIEPRVEEMFVLIRQELEQMGYREPPAGGYVLTGGVMSLAGTIKVARNTLANSVRVAEPDDVGVRDPSYTSGVGVIRFALKQQPGSTRSSTGGQKKKTRRTVRRKEPFLQRVKSWLSEFI, from the coding sequence ATGCAGAGGAGGTGCCACCGGTTGAGCAGTGAGTTTATCGTGAGTTTGGACATGGGATCATCCAAAGTCCGCGCCATTATTGGAGAAATAAACGACGGAACGATCCAGATTGTCGGTGTAGGCACTGCCGAGTCCCGGGGAATCAAAAAAGGAGCCATTGTCGACATCGATCAAACCGTTCATTCCATTCGCGAAGCTGTCAATCAAGCGGAACAAATGGTCGGAATTGACATTGATGAAGTGTACGTGGGCATATCAGGGAATGACATCGAACTGCATGCCAGTCACGGGGTCGTCGCTGTCTCCAGTGACGACCGGGAAATTAGGCAAAAAGACATTGAACGGGTGTTGCAAGCATCCCGTGTCATTGCCATACCGCCCGAGCGAGAAATCATCGATGTCGTACCAAAACAATTTTTAGTAGACGGGCTTGGCGACATCCAAGACCCGCGCGGGATGATTGGCGTTCGTTTGGAAGTTGAGGCCACCGTCATTACAGGGTCTAAGACGATCTTGCACAACGTGATCCGCTGTATCGAGAAAGCGGAACTGGGCGTTGCCGGAATCTATTTGCTGCCGCTCGCCAGTAGTGAGGTGGCTCTGTCAAAAGACGAAAAACAGCTCGGTGTTGTACTGGCCGACATCGGGGCAGGGACGACGACGATCGCCGTTTTTGAACAGGGAAACTTGGTGGCTTCACGGGTTATACCGATCGGCGGGGAATACATAACGAATGACGTATCTATCGGCTTTCACACGCAGTTCGATATAGCTGAGAGAATTAAAGTCAAATACGGGTGTGCCTTGATCGAAGACGCCTCACGAGATATTCAGTTTAAAGTTTCCCGCATTGGAAGCAACGAAGAGCAGGAGTACAACCAAGTAGATCTCGCGGAAATTATTGAACCGCGGGTCGAGGAAATGTTTGTTTTGATCCGGCAGGAATTAGAGCAAATGGGTTACAGGGAGCCTCCTGCGGGAGGGTATGTCCTGACAGGAGGGGTGATGTCTTTAGCCGGGACGATTAAAGTCGCCCGGAATACGCTGGCGAATTCCGTCCGCGTCGCTGAACCGGACGATGTCGGAGTGCGGGACCCGTCTTACACGAGCGGGGTCGGTGTCATACGCTTCGCGCTCAAGCAACAGCCGGGATCCACGCGCTCGTCCACAGGCGGACAGAAGAAAAAAACAAGACGGACGGTTCGTCGGAAGGAACCGTTTTTGCAGCGGGTCAAGAGTTGGCTGAGCGAATTTATTTAA
- the murB gene encoding UDP-N-acetylmuramate dehydrogenase: MQKIVQLLRQAGVSRVTADEPLAHHTTWRIGGPADVFVYPKSKDELQKAMHILYQEGIPWRAIGRGSNLLVRDAGIRGAVIKLGDGLDHVTIDGVQVTAGGGYSFVGLAGKTAKAGLTGLEFGVGIPGTVGGAVYMNAGAHGSDVSRILVSAEVMLDTGEWEIMTAEDLKFRYRTSALQEDKPGIVTEATFRLTPGNAEEIMANVRAYKQRRSRTQPIQYPCAGSVFRNPPGDYAGNLIESAGLKGYRIGDAEVSELHANFIINRGEATAEDVLALISHIQQIVKDKFGVELQTEVQVAGEE, encoded by the coding sequence GTGCAAAAGATTGTGCAGCTGTTGCGCCAGGCAGGCGTCTCGCGTGTGACGGCCGATGAGCCCTTGGCTCACCACACAACGTGGCGGATCGGAGGGCCTGCCGATGTGTTTGTTTACCCCAAAAGTAAAGATGAGTTGCAAAAGGCGATGCACATCCTCTACCAGGAAGGGATTCCGTGGCGCGCCATAGGGCGGGGGTCTAATTTGTTAGTGAGGGATGCCGGCATTCGCGGTGCCGTCATCAAGTTAGGGGATGGACTGGACCACGTGACGATCGATGGCGTTCAAGTCACCGCGGGAGGCGGGTACTCTTTCGTGGGCCTGGCTGGCAAAACGGCGAAGGCCGGTTTGACCGGATTGGAATTCGGAGTCGGAATTCCTGGCACGGTAGGCGGTGCTGTCTACATGAACGCAGGAGCCCACGGGTCGGACGTCTCGAGAATCCTCGTCTCCGCCGAAGTGATGCTGGACACGGGGGAGTGGGAGATCATGACGGCGGAAGATTTGAAGTTTCGCTACCGCACGAGCGCCCTTCAAGAAGACAAACCCGGCATCGTAACAGAGGCAACCTTCCGCCTAACCCCCGGCAACGCCGAGGAAATTATGGCGAATGTACGAGCCTACAAACAGAGGCGGAGCCGCACACAGCCTATTCAATACCCTTGTGCCGGCAGTGTCTTTCGCAACCCACCGGGAGATTACGCCGGAAACTTAATCGAATCTGCAGGGTTAAAAGGGTATCGAATCGGGGATGCAGAAGTGTCTGAGCTTCACGCCAACTTCATCATCAATCGCGGAGAAGCGACGGCAGAGGACGTCCTGGCGTTAATTTCCCACATACAACAAATCGTAAAAGATAAATTCGGCGTCGAACTGCAAACGGAAGTTCAGGTGGCAGGCGAAGAGTAA
- the murD gene encoding UDP-N-acetylmuramoyl-L-alanine--D-glutamate ligase, with translation MTLQLDWSGKRVLVLGLARSGVAAAKLLHQAGAHVTVNDRKERRDAPEAAELEQLGVRVVCGGHPPDLIHEKLDCVVKNPGIPYSIPPIQQALRRQIPVVTEVEIAYLFTQSPFVGITGSNGKTTTTTLVGEMLKAGGIRHVVTGNIGQALTEVAHKTHEREWIVAELSSFQLKGTVRFQPRVAALLNIVPAHLDYHVTMDDYIASKQKLFANQTGDDMAVINADCPRSAELIPEVNATVFTFSRRQRVEQGADVRSGWIYFHDSNGKSERILPVEEVALPGGHNLENVLAAVVIAKQCGCTTAAISETLRRFKGVEHRLEFVRERDGVRYYNDSKATNPTATIRSLESFSAPVVLIAGGLDRGVDFRELVPVFRERLYGLVVYGQTGDILLQRGVEARVPVVKRVDRLEEAVRESSHIARPGDTVLLSPGCASWDQFTSFEERGGMFKQAVHRL, from the coding sequence ATGACGTTACAGCTAGACTGGTCGGGCAAACGAGTGCTCGTGCTCGGACTGGCCCGGAGCGGCGTCGCGGCTGCAAAGCTGCTGCACCAGGCTGGTGCCCATGTCACGGTGAACGACAGGAAAGAGCGCCGGGATGCACCGGAAGCGGCCGAACTGGAACAGTTGGGCGTGCGTGTCGTGTGCGGCGGTCACCCTCCTGACCTCATTCACGAAAAACTGGACTGCGTCGTCAAAAACCCGGGCATACCGTACAGCATCCCTCCCATCCAACAAGCGTTGCGACGACAGATTCCCGTCGTGACGGAAGTGGAGATCGCGTATTTGTTCACCCAGAGCCCGTTTGTCGGGATCACGGGGTCCAACGGCAAGACGACAACCACGACCCTCGTCGGCGAAATGTTAAAAGCGGGCGGGATTCGCCACGTCGTGACGGGAAACATCGGACAAGCTTTGACAGAAGTCGCCCATAAGACGCATGAACGGGAATGGATCGTGGCGGAGTTGAGCAGTTTTCAACTGAAAGGGACTGTTCGGTTCCAGCCGCGCGTGGCGGCCCTTTTAAATATCGTCCCCGCCCACCTCGATTACCACGTCACGATGGACGACTACATCGCATCGAAACAAAAGCTGTTTGCCAATCAAACGGGAGACGATATGGCCGTCATTAACGCTGACTGCCCAAGGAGCGCGGAACTGATTCCGGAAGTGAACGCCACCGTGTTTACTTTTTCACGGCGGCAACGCGTCGAACAAGGGGCTGATGTGCGCTCAGGGTGGATTTACTTTCACGACTCGAACGGGAAGAGCGAACGGATACTGCCTGTAGAAGAAGTGGCGTTGCCGGGCGGGCACAACTTGGAGAATGTCCTGGCGGCGGTCGTGATTGCTAAACAGTGCGGCTGTACGACAGCGGCCATTTCTGAGACACTGCGCCGCTTTAAAGGGGTGGAACACCGATTGGAGTTCGTCCGCGAACGGGACGGGGTACGCTATTACAACGATTCCAAGGCGACGAATCCTACGGCCACGATTCGCTCTTTGGAATCGTTCAGTGCCCCGGTTGTGCTCATTGCCGGAGGTTTAGATCGCGGCGTAGACTTTCGCGAACTGGTACCTGTGTTTCGGGAACGGCTTTACGGCCTCGTCGTTTACGGTCAAACGGGTGACATCTTGCTGCAGCGGGGTGTCGAGGCGCGTGTCCCCGTCGTCAAACGGGTTGACCGTTTGGAGGAGGCGGTTCGCGAGTCCAGTCACATTGCCCGACCCGGCGACACGGTCCTCTTGTCCCCCGGCTGTGCCAGCTGGGACCAGTTTACGTCGTTTGAAGAAAGGGGAGGCATGTTTAAACAAGCTGTGCATAGGCTTTAA
- a CDS encoding cell division protein FtsQ/DivIB, which yields MPASIPPFREKKAKVTHPNRWAIGFILFFFISALVLLFFQSPLSKIQHIEIKGQETLEENEIAAQVSLAPGVQFFEWDREKAEERLRKYPQVKDVAVTKIFPGKVVITLSEWRRVALWLHADDGSVDRLHPVLENGSVLDEPWDGKVDKPLLRGWEDVSKVKALSQELAKVEPETLRTLSEIHPHESDLYDDEVRVFTDEGNEVITRISTFRDNIAQYRKFIPDDARGIVHMTYSEDFGWFEPYVKEDTRDEEQGSEADDTRQP from the coding sequence GTGCCTGCCTCCATTCCTCCCTTTCGAGAAAAAAAAGCAAAAGTGACCCATCCGAACCGTTGGGCGATTGGGTTTATCCTTTTCTTTTTTATATCCGCCCTCGTGTTGCTATTCTTTCAATCCCCGCTGAGCAAAATTCAACACATTGAGATAAAAGGTCAAGAGACGTTGGAAGAAAACGAGATTGCAGCACAAGTGTCATTAGCACCTGGCGTGCAGTTTTTCGAATGGGACCGGGAGAAAGCGGAGGAGAGACTTAGGAAATATCCGCAAGTAAAAGATGTGGCAGTCACAAAGATTTTTCCTGGGAAAGTGGTCATCACCCTCAGTGAGTGGCGGCGGGTTGCCTTGTGGCTTCATGCAGATGACGGTTCCGTCGACCGGTTGCACCCCGTTTTAGAGAACGGTTCTGTTTTAGACGAACCGTGGGATGGAAAAGTGGACAAGCCCCTGCTTCGCGGGTGGGAGGACGTGTCGAAGGTGAAAGCCCTCAGCCAGGAACTGGCAAAAGTTGAACCAGAAACGCTGCGTACGCTTTCGGAAATTCACCCACATGAGAGTGACTTGTACGATGACGAAGTGCGCGTTTTCACTGATGAAGGGAATGAAGTTATTACGCGTATCTCCACTTTCCGCGACAACATTGCCCAATACCGAAAGTTTATTCCTGACGATGCAAGAGGTATTGTGCACATGACGTACAGCGAAGACTTCGGGTGGTTTGAACCTTACGTTAAAGAAGACACGCGAGACGAGGAGCAGGGGAGTGAAGCAGACGATACGAGACAGCCGTAA
- a CDS encoding UDP-N-acetylmuramoyl-L-alanyl-D-glutamate--2,6-diaminopimelate ligase, with the protein MQLSELAEQLVLSHVEGNGNIEIKGIQIDSRKVEAGDLFICLRGFTVDGHTFARQAVERGAVALVVEERQRVNVPQLIVPDTRRAMAMLSSYFYGNPSESLHLIGVTGTNGKTTTTHLIHHILTEWGKTAGLIGTIHMRVGKRTVEMNNTTPEALELQRYLYEMVSEGAEYAAMEVSSHALDLGRVRGCRFRTAVFTNLTQDHLDYHGTMDRYREAKSLLFSQLGNSYAPDAPSFAVLNADDENSAYFARRTAAQVVTYGIDRPADVQAKHVVIDQRGTFVDVETFRGNLRLTLQLVGKFSVYNALAALTVCLLEGVPLDVIQKSLESVTGVSGRFERVDAGQDFTVLVDYAHTPDSLENVLQTVKEFADGRIFCVVGCGGDRDRTKRPIMAQIAVQYSDLAVLTSDNPRTEDPVRILNDMVDGIQDANRDRYIVISDRREAIHYAVGKAKAKDIVLIAGKGHETYQEINGKRHDFDDREVAREALQLREKITDA; encoded by the coding sequence TTGCAACTGTCTGAATTGGCAGAGCAGCTCGTCCTGTCGCATGTAGAAGGGAACGGGAACATAGAGATAAAGGGAATTCAGATTGACTCCAGAAAGGTGGAGGCGGGGGATCTGTTTATCTGTTTGCGCGGGTTTACGGTGGACGGCCACACGTTTGCCCGGCAGGCGGTGGAACGGGGGGCTGTCGCGTTAGTCGTGGAAGAGCGGCAACGTGTGAACGTGCCGCAGTTGATCGTACCAGATACGAGAAGGGCCATGGCGATGTTGAGCAGCTATTTTTACGGCAACCCTTCCGAGTCGCTGCACTTAATCGGTGTGACGGGAACGAACGGCAAGACGACAACGACCCACCTTATTCACCACATACTGACAGAGTGGGGAAAGACAGCCGGTTTGATTGGCACGATTCACATGCGTGTCGGCAAACGAACGGTCGAGATGAACAATACGACGCCGGAAGCCCTTGAACTGCAGCGCTACTTGTATGAGATGGTGTCAGAAGGCGCCGAATACGCGGCTATGGAAGTGTCGTCACACGCCCTCGATTTGGGAAGGGTGCGCGGTTGCCGTTTCCGGACGGCCGTGTTTACCAACTTGACGCAGGACCACCTCGACTACCACGGGACGATGGACCGTTACCGCGAGGCCAAAAGTTTGCTGTTTAGCCAGCTGGGAAACAGTTATGCACCGGATGCCCCGTCTTTTGCCGTGTTAAATGCAGATGACGAAAACAGCGCCTATTTTGCTCGGCGGACGGCGGCACAAGTCGTTACATACGGCATCGACCGACCAGCGGATGTACAGGCGAAACACGTCGTCATCGACCAGCGCGGAACGTTTGTTGATGTCGAAACGTTTCGAGGAAATTTGCGTCTAACGTTGCAACTGGTCGGCAAGTTCAGTGTATACAACGCGCTGGCCGCTTTAACCGTCTGTTTGCTGGAAGGTGTTCCCCTCGATGTCATCCAGAAGAGTCTTGAGAGTGTAACGGGTGTCAGCGGGAGGTTTGAGCGAGTCGACGCAGGACAGGACTTCACGGTTTTGGTCGACTACGCGCACACCCCGGACAGTTTGGAAAATGTACTGCAAACTGTAAAAGAGTTTGCCGATGGTCGCATTTTTTGCGTGGTCGGCTGCGGCGGGGACCGAGACCGGACGAAGCGGCCGATCATGGCCCAGATTGCCGTGCAGTACAGCGACTTAGCCGTACTGACATCGGATAACCCGCGCACCGAAGATCCGGTACGCATCCTCAACGATATGGTCGACGGCATTCAAGACGCCAATCGGGATCGGTATATCGTTATTTCGGACCGGCGCGAGGCTATTCACTACGCCGTTGGAAAGGCGAAGGCCAAAGATATCGTGCTCATCGCAGGGAAAGGTCATGAGACGTACCAAGAGATCAACGGGAAACGGCACGACTTTGATGACCGCGAAGTGGCGCGGGAAGCGTTACAGTTACGGGAAAAAATTACCGATGCGTAA